The Marinilabiliales bacterium genome includes a region encoding these proteins:
- a CDS encoding MFS transporter has protein sequence MANFEKIRITEKIGYALGDGAANIAWRGVATFLFVFYTDVYGINPAAVGLLMLIARFSDGVSDVVMGILADRTETRWGKFRPWILWTAIPLGVILSMLFTTPGLSNTGKIIYAYTTYILFTLVYTANNIPYGALLAVITGDNRERTVFGSYRMVGAFAGGMLVQGALLFLVAHFGNVNPDVRVEKLAEDRFVVTVSVAKDVENVNINTDDGIALFSWFDKPAEDPDYVQVSSISFSMEAGTEYAFLVEGEENLEPANISIIDQKRGYSNSIYIMSVFLSLFMIITFYSTRERVRPPKTQVTDLKRDFKDLIRNRPWLVLLVIGLLFCVYNAIKQGITVIYFAHYINNQLLAGTYLVFLMLASIGGAMATGFLGKRMGKKRLFINALIFSAAVNSLIIFCGPRDIYAIFTLGIISEFAAAIFPTLFFVMLGDAADYSEYVNGRRATGLVYSAGSFSTKFGGGVAGAIIGLILGAYGYSGQDAVAIQGAIPAIKMLMSWVPALIAVLAAVLMTLYPLDQKKLDEITLELKNRREREDTPEQ, from the coding sequence ATGGCAAACTTTGAAAAGATCAGGATCACCGAAAAGATTGGCTACGCTTTGGGTGACGGCGCTGCGAACATTGCATGGCGCGGGGTGGCAACATTCCTGTTTGTGTTTTATACAGATGTCTACGGCATCAATCCTGCCGCCGTTGGATTGCTGATGCTTATTGCCAGGTTCAGCGACGGTGTGAGCGATGTGGTTATGGGGATCCTGGCCGACCGTACAGAAACCAGGTGGGGAAAGTTCAGGCCCTGGATATTATGGACCGCGATACCTTTGGGTGTTATCCTGTCGATGTTGTTTACCACTCCGGGATTGTCGAATACGGGGAAGATCATATACGCCTACACGACCTATATCCTGTTTACATTGGTTTATACTGCAAACAACATCCCTTACGGCGCACTTTTGGCGGTGATCACAGGGGATAACCGGGAAAGGACCGTGTTTGGCTCCTACCGTATGGTTGGCGCTTTCGCGGGAGGGATGCTTGTGCAGGGCGCGTTGCTTTTCCTGGTGGCACATTTTGGTAATGTAAACCCTGATGTTCGTGTTGAAAAACTGGCAGAAGACCGCTTCGTGGTGACCGTGTCAGTGGCAAAAGACGTTGAAAATGTCAACATCAACACTGATGACGGGATAGCCCTCTTCTCCTGGTTTGATAAGCCTGCAGAAGACCCGGACTATGTTCAGGTCAGTTCAATAAGTTTTTCTATGGAGGCCGGTACCGAATATGCCTTCCTTGTTGAGGGAGAGGAAAACCTTGAACCTGCAAACATTTCAATTATCGACCAGAAAAGGGGATACAGCAATTCAATATATATCATGTCGGTTTTCCTGTCGCTGTTCATGATCATTACTTTCTACAGTACCCGCGAGCGGGTGAGACCCCCGAAGACACAGGTAACCGACCTGAAGAGGGATTTCAAAGACCTGATCAGGAACAGGCCCTGGCTGGTGCTTTTGGTGATCGGGCTGTTGTTCTGTGTTTATAATGCCATTAAGCAGGGGATTACCGTAATATATTTTGCGCACTATATTAACAATCAGTTGCTGGCGGGCACCTACCTGGTGTTCCTGATGCTGGCCTCGATAGGCGGGGCAATGGCAACAGGTTTTCTTGGCAAAAGAATGGGCAAGAAGAGGCTGTTCATCAATGCACTGATCTTTTCTGCTGCAGTGAATTCACTTATTATTTTCTGCGGCCCGCGGGATATTTATGCAATATTTACCCTTGGCATAATATCTGAGTTCGCTGCTGCCATCTTTCCAACACTTTTCTTTGTCATGCTAGGCGATGCCGCCGATTATTCCGAGTATGTGAATGGCCGGAGGGCAACCGGACTGGTTTATTCTGCCGGGTCGTTCTCCACCAAGTTCGGCGGGGGAGTTGCCGGAGCAATTATTGGACTGATACTGGGGGCATACGGTTACAGCGGGCAGGATGCCGTGGCAATTCAGGGAGCCATTCCGGCAATTAAAATGCTTATGAGCTGGGTCCCTGCCCTCATTGCAGTCCTCGCAGCAGTGCTGATGACCTTGTATCCACTTGACCAGAAAAAGCTGGATGAGATCACCCTTGAGCTCAAAAACCGGCGGGAAAGAGAGGATACTCCGGAACAATGA
- a CDS encoding glycosyl transferase codes for MKYGFFDDEKREYVITDPVTPWPWINYLGNEDFFSLISNTAGGYSFYKDAKFRRLTRYRYNNVPMDNGGRYFYINDGGTIWSPGWKPVKTPLDEYECRHGMSYTRIKGVKNGLEAEVLFLVPLKEWCEVQVLTLKNRGKQKKKFKLFSFVEWCLWNAEDDQNNLQRNLNTGEVEIDGSTLYHKTEYKDRRDHYAFYHVNHPLDGFDTDRESFMGLYNEFSGPAAVIEGSPRNSHAHGWSPVASHYLEIELDPGETKELVFVLGYIENPDELKWESEGVINKTKAKELIGRYDTPGKVNAALEGLRKYWDELLGVYVLESGDEKLDRMVNIWNQYQNMVTFNMSRSASFFEVGIGRGMGFRDSNQDLIGFVHLVPDRARERIIDLASTQFEDGGAYHQYQPLTKRGNHAVGGDFNDDPLWLILSTTEYIKETGDYGILDEMVPFDNDESLAKPHFDHLKASFYHVVNNLGPHGLPLIGRADWNDCINLNCFSTDPNESFQTTENRKGRTAESIMIAGLFVVYGREYIRLCRQTGRVDEADAAVGHVDRMVETIREHGWDGEWFLRAYDYFGKKVGSKENEEGKIFIESQGWCSMAEVGKEEGMVEKALDSVKKYLDCDYGIVLNNPGFTRYVIEYGEISTYPPGYKENAGIFCHNNPWIMIGETMLGRGEMAWDYYRKICPAYLEEISDLHKTEPYVYAQMIAGKDAFRPGEAKNSWLTGTAAWNYYAITRYILGIRPEYDGLVVDPCIPRDWKGFEVTRKLRGGEYRIKVTNPDGVNKGVKIVRMNGKEIEGNLLPLTPGVNQVEVIMG; via the coding sequence ATGAAATACGGATTTTTTGATGATGAAAAAAGGGAGTATGTGATAACCGATCCTGTAACTCCCTGGCCCTGGATAAACTACCTGGGGAACGAAGATTTCTTTTCGCTTATCTCCAACACTGCCGGCGGGTATTCCTTTTATAAGGATGCCAAATTCAGGAGACTGACCCGTTACAGGTACAACAATGTGCCGATGGACAACGGCGGCCGCTATTTTTATATAAATGACGGAGGCACCATCTGGTCGCCCGGCTGGAAACCGGTAAAGACGCCTCTCGATGAATATGAGTGCCGGCACGGGATGAGCTACACGAGGATAAAGGGGGTAAAAAACGGACTGGAGGCTGAAGTCCTGTTTCTTGTGCCCCTGAAGGAGTGGTGTGAGGTGCAGGTGCTTACGCTGAAAAACAGGGGGAAGCAGAAGAAAAAGTTCAAACTGTTTTCCTTTGTCGAATGGTGCCTGTGGAATGCTGAAGATGACCAGAACAACCTTCAGCGCAACCTGAACACCGGCGAGGTGGAGATTGACGGCTCCACACTTTATCATAAGACTGAATATAAGGATCGCAGGGATCATTATGCATTTTATCATGTTAACCATCCATTAGACGGTTTCGATACCGACAGGGAAAGCTTCATGGGCCTGTACAATGAGTTTTCGGGTCCGGCAGCCGTTATCGAGGGCAGTCCCCGTAATTCCCATGCACACGGCTGGTCGCCGGTAGCCTCCCATTACCTGGAGATTGAACTTGATCCGGGGGAGACAAAAGAGCTTGTATTTGTCCTTGGCTATATTGAAAACCCCGACGAGTTGAAGTGGGAATCGGAGGGTGTGATAAACAAGACAAAGGCGAAGGAGCTTATCGGCAGGTATGACACTCCCGGGAAGGTAAATGCGGCTCTTGAAGGATTGCGGAAGTACTGGGACGAGCTACTTGGTGTTTACGTGCTTGAGAGCGGCGACGAAAAGCTTGACCGCATGGTCAACATCTGGAACCAGTACCAGAACATGGTTACATTCAACATGTCGAGGTCGGCTTCGTTCTTCGAAGTGGGAATAGGCCGTGGGATGGGGTTCCGCGACAGCAACCAGGACCTGATCGGTTTTGTACATCTTGTGCCCGACCGGGCCCGGGAGAGGATCATCGACCTCGCCTCCACACAGTTTGAGGACGGAGGTGCATACCACCAGTACCAGCCCCTGACAAAGAGGGGAAACCATGCTGTAGGAGGCGACTTTAACGATGACCCCCTGTGGCTCATCCTTTCGACGACAGAATATATCAAGGAGACGGGTGATTACGGCATACTCGATGAAATGGTGCCCTTCGACAACGACGAGTCGCTTGCAAAGCCTCATTTTGACCACCTGAAGGCATCTTTTTACCATGTGGTGAACAACCTTGGGCCGCACGGACTGCCGCTAATAGGGCGGGCGGACTGGAACGATTGCATCAACCTGAACTGTTTTTCAACCGACCCGAACGAATCGTTCCAGACAACGGAAAACAGGAAGGGCAGGACGGCTGAATCGATAATGATAGCAGGGTTATTCGTGGTGTACGGACGCGAATACATCAGGCTTTGCCGCCAGACGGGCCGTGTTGATGAGGCTGATGCGGCAGTCGGGCATGTGGACAGGATGGTGGAAACCATCAGGGAGCATGGCTGGGATGGCGAATGGTTCCTGCGCGCATATGATTACTTTGGTAAAAAGGTTGGCAGCAAGGAAAACGAAGAGGGCAAGATATTCATTGAATCACAGGGATGGTGCTCAATGGCTGAGGTTGGCAAGGAGGAGGGAATGGTTGAGAAGGCGCTCGATTCGGTAAAGAAGTATCTTGACTGCGATTACGGCATTGTGCTTAACAATCCGGGATTCACCCGTTATGTTATAGAATACGGCGAGATATCGACGTACCCGCCGGGTTATAAGGAAAATGCCGGCATCTTCTGCCATAACAACCCATGGATCATGATAGGAGAGACAATGCTCGGGCGCGGTGAAATGGCATGGGACTATTACAGGAAGATATGCCCGGCCTACCTTGAGGAGATAAGTGACCTTCACAAGACCGAGCCCTACGTCTATGCTCAGATGATTGCCGGGAAGGATGCATTCAGGCCGGGTGAGGCGAAGAATTCATGGCTAACCGGGACCGCTGCATGGAATTATTATGCCATTACCCGCTATATTCTGGGAATACGGCCTGAGTATGACGGACTGGTTGTTGATCCGTGTATTCCGCGCGACTGGAAGGGGTTTGAGGTAACAAGGAAGTTACGTGGTGGTGAATACAGGATAAAGGTAACCAATCCCGACGGGGTGAATAAGGGTGTCAAGATTGTCAGGATGAACGGAAAGGAGATCGAGGGCAACCTGCTTCCGCTTACCCCGGGTGTGAACCAGGTGGAGGTTATTATGGGTTAA
- a CDS encoding RNA polymerase sigma factor: MSVCLRYSYSREDAIEILNDGFMKVYNNIGVYDDSKPFRSWFRKILVNTAIDHHRANRQNRLRINAYDTAEEIDQVHNTADLPGSETTADAEAILALFDRLPGNYRMIFNLYEVEGYNHDEIAGMLGISPGTSRSALSRAKALIRALYNKNIKDNRHEAV; this comes from the coding sequence ATGTCGGTATGCCTGCGGTACTCATACAGCCGGGAAGATGCCATCGAAATTCTGAACGACGGGTTTATGAAAGTTTACAACAACATAGGTGTGTACGACGACAGCAAACCATTCAGGAGCTGGTTCAGGAAGATCCTTGTCAACACGGCAATCGACCACCACAGGGCAAACCGGCAGAACCGCCTCAGGATAAACGCTTACGACACCGCCGAAGAAATTGACCAGGTTCACAATACCGCCGATCTGCCCGGCTCAGAAACAACGGCCGATGCCGAAGCGATACTTGCGCTGTTCGACAGGCTGCCCGGTAATTACAGGATGATATTCAACCTTTACGAGGTAGAGGGATACAACCATGATGAGATTGCCGGGATGCTGGGCATATCGCCCGGAACTTCCCGGTCGGCCCTTAGCAGGGCCAAAGCGCTTATCAGGGCACTGTACAATAAAAACATCAAAGACAACCGCCATGAAGCCGTTTGA
- a CDS encoding DUF5050 domain-containing protein — translation MKRFISLFILLVSFATSGCDKADDIVMDDQHWGFSSSASQVLFISRREDNSAAWHLYSMNNDGSRQTRLSGLSTGCRKPVISNWGSTVLFTHKGNELYAINADGSDLRLIDGTEGQIGSLSWSHDDNRILYFKEGDAVTYDMVTGARNILTYSGKKSCGIFTHDNRIIFGKRGEDYSTRSIYIMNTDGSGKRKLIDSGCCPVLSPDGKTIAYYSTGKDRSRQIFTADITGENVTQLTSSVSPRVYPGWPPDGNHDPVWTPDGTRIVYVSWENELPDVYIMNRNGKNKKRLTDSGTRDESPVVTRDGRFIVFTSRRDSYINNIYYMTINGNNQTSLSDYPRSDVFPVIVP, via the coding sequence ATGAAAAGGTTCATATCACTGTTTATATTGCTTGTTTCTTTTGCAACCTCCGGCTGTGATAAAGCTGATGACATTGTTATGGATGACCAGCACTGGGGCTTTTCATCCAGTGCATCACAGGTGTTGTTTATATCCCGCCGGGAAGATAACAGCGCTGCGTGGCACCTCTACAGTATGAATAATGACGGATCCCGGCAGACAAGGCTGTCGGGACTGTCTACAGGCTGCAGGAAACCTGTGATCTCCAACTGGGGAAGCACAGTTCTGTTCACTCACAAGGGTAATGAGCTTTATGCAATAAATGCTGACGGGTCAGACCTCAGGCTGATTGACGGGACAGAGGGCCAAATTGGTTCCCTCTCCTGGTCGCACGACGACAACAGGATCCTGTACTTCAAAGAAGGAGATGCCGTAACATATGATATGGTGACCGGGGCCAGGAATATCCTTACTTACAGCGGAAAAAAATCCTGCGGGATATTCACACATGATAACAGGATAATCTTTGGCAAAAGGGGAGAAGATTATTCTACCAGAAGCATATACATTATGAATACCGATGGTTCAGGAAAAAGAAAGCTGATCGACAGCGGCTGCTGCCCTGTCCTTTCGCCCGACGGGAAGACCATTGCCTACTATTCTACCGGTAAAGACCGAAGCCGGCAGATCTTCACGGCAGATATAACAGGTGAAAATGTAACCCAGTTGACCTCGTCGGTCTCTCCCCGGGTATATCCGGGCTGGCCTCCCGACGGCAACCACGACCCTGTCTGGACACCTGACGGAACAAGAATAGTGTATGTTTCCTGGGAAAACGAATTGCCCGATGTATATATCATGAACAGAAACGGGAAAAACAAGAAAAGGCTGACCGACAGCGGCACAAGGGATGAAAGTCCGGTTGTAACCCGTGACGGCAGGTTCATTGTTTTTACATCGAGAAGAGACAGTTACATCAATAATATTTATTACATGACAATAAACGGGAATAACCAGACATCGCTGTCTGATTATCCCCGCTCCGATGTATTTCCGGTTATCGTGCCGTAA